One genomic segment of Occultella kanbiaonis includes these proteins:
- a CDS encoding LamG-like jellyroll fold domain-containing protein, whose amino-acid sequence MRPTRIRATGILAAATLLAASVLAGPASADPTPDPAGDCSPAQTADDAAAQAAQCQADVEVLTERSPWDTVYATPEGTFRLDTSISALRTDINGTWETIDTTLTDTGTGISVLAPVHQMTFSNGTPGQPLAVISTGEQTLTMDAPLPLTTPTIEGATITYPDVLPDVDLVLQVHPDGTGYSEVLRVHTPEAAENPELAQLQFGVDTTGDLTVVEQAGGFAAQDSTGQDIFVSPTPLMWDSASTAPGHDAAEMAGIASLGGNDSAQQSPPMLEPAEGDNVVQMPTTVADQTVTIEPDQAMLANPDTIWPVYIDPTVSGSQSGRTIVRSGFPSDNYYYNWSGDQGLGYCSTGCTNNGIYRMLFGFGGLSSIAAADSADIISATFKVYGQHSWSCTPTGVQLWRTGGISASTTWGTQPAWSQQLQAQNLVHKTGCTGLPRWVEWNATAAAQYAATNNQATITLGLRTANETTMAASWQRYRHDAQLSVTYSRMPTTGTALATTPATTCTSGNPTYIRTTTPQFRWNVADPDGGNVTGNLDIYRMTNGVALAWNPTVATQASGTQFSITPPAGVLADGQTYEWQAGGIDVPTGRFGPVTKCWFRIDTTAPGPTTLTPTADEATYSENQISGGVGLRGSFNIANAAADIAYYKYSWNSDALDQQTTGTTISVRPTTPGSHRILVQAVDRAGNTGPVATYRFSVHFPGTAAHWSLDDATGTTGQDAAGTNDLTTSATTTWGNGMLADVAGITTDRALYFDSTTDSATSVGPAANTGSSYTVMAFVNLSSLTTTPQTAISQNGQTTSAFLVGQLPAAACGAVAQPCWFLQVKSADVESGNYTRLTSSIPATTDEWVHLSAIVDTVNNQLSLYVCYPEAGTQPQLAGTTPLINPITWAAGGPIELGRSLDYGATTFTNHWNGAIDHVSILDNVVPINTIRDACWRV is encoded by the coding sequence ATGCGGCCTACACGAATCCGCGCCACGGGGATCCTCGCCGCCGCAACACTTCTCGCTGCAAGCGTTCTCGCTGGGCCGGCCAGCGCCGACCCCACCCCCGACCCCGCTGGCGACTGCTCGCCAGCGCAGACCGCCGACGACGCCGCCGCACAGGCCGCCCAGTGCCAGGCCGACGTCGAGGTGCTCACCGAACGAAGCCCATGGGACACCGTCTACGCCACCCCTGAGGGGACCTTCCGACTGGACACATCGATCAGCGCCCTCCGGACCGACATCAACGGAACCTGGGAAACCATCGACACCACGCTGACCGACACCGGAACCGGCATCAGCGTGCTCGCACCGGTGCACCAGATGACGTTCTCGAACGGCACACCCGGACAACCACTGGCCGTCATCAGCACCGGCGAGCAGACCCTGACCATGGATGCCCCGCTGCCGCTGACCACCCCGACCATCGAAGGCGCCACGATCACCTACCCCGACGTCCTCCCAGACGTCGACCTGGTCCTGCAGGTCCACCCCGACGGCACCGGCTACTCCGAGGTCCTACGTGTCCACACCCCCGAGGCCGCCGAGAACCCCGAACTGGCACAACTGCAGTTCGGTGTGGACACCACCGGCGACCTGACCGTCGTGGAGCAAGCCGGAGGATTCGCCGCCCAAGACTCCACCGGCCAGGACATCTTCGTCTCGCCCACACCGCTGATGTGGGACTCCGCCTCGACCGCGCCCGGTCATGACGCCGCCGAGATGGCCGGGATCGCGAGCCTGGGCGGCAACGACTCCGCGCAGCAGTCACCCCCCATGTTGGAGCCCGCCGAGGGTGACAACGTCGTTCAGATGCCCACCACTGTGGCCGACCAGACCGTGACGATCGAACCCGACCAGGCCATGCTCGCCAACCCCGACACCATCTGGCCCGTCTACATCGACCCCACCGTCTCCGGCAGCCAGTCCGGACGCACCATCGTTCGTTCGGGCTTCCCGAGCGACAACTACTACTACAACTGGAGCGGCGACCAGGGCCTGGGCTACTGCTCCACCGGCTGCACCAACAACGGCATCTACCGCATGCTCTTCGGATTCGGTGGCCTGTCCAGCATCGCCGCTGCCGACAGCGCCGACATCATCTCCGCGACCTTCAAGGTCTACGGCCAGCACTCCTGGTCCTGCACCCCGACCGGAGTGCAACTCTGGCGCACCGGAGGCATCTCGGCCAGCACCACGTGGGGTACCCAACCGGCCTGGTCGCAGCAACTGCAGGCCCAGAACCTGGTCCACAAGACCGGTTGCACCGGCCTGCCCCGCTGGGTCGAGTGGAACGCCACCGCCGCCGCCCAGTACGCCGCCACCAACAACCAGGCCACGATCACCCTGGGCCTGCGGACCGCGAACGAAACCACGATGGCTGCCTCCTGGCAGCGTTACCGTCACGACGCCCAACTCAGCGTGACCTACTCCCGGATGCCCACGACCGGCACCGCACTGGCTACCACCCCCGCGACCACCTGCACGTCGGGTAACCCAACCTACATCCGCACCACCACACCCCAGTTCCGATGGAACGTCGCCGACCCCGACGGCGGCAACGTCACCGGCAACCTCGACATCTACCGCATGACCAACGGGGTCGCCCTGGCCTGGAACCCGACCGTGGCGACACAAGCGAGCGGGACCCAGTTCTCCATCACCCCACCCGCGGGAGTTCTCGCGGACGGTCAAACCTACGAATGGCAGGCGGGCGGTATCGACGTCCCGACCGGCCGCTTCGGGCCAGTCACCAAATGCTGGTTCAGAATCGACACCACCGCACCAGGGCCAACAACCCTCACCCCAACCGCCGACGAAGCGACCTACTCCGAGAACCAAATCTCCGGAGGCGTCGGCCTGCGAGGGTCCTTCAACATCGCCAACGCCGCCGCCGACATCGCCTATTACAAGTACTCGTGGAACTCCGACGCCCTGGATCAGCAGACCACCGGCACCACCATCAGTGTCCGGCCCACGACACCCGGCTCCCATCGGATCCTCGTCCAAGCCGTCGACCGGGCTGGCAACACCGGACCGGTCGCCACCTACCGGTTCAGCGTCCACTTCCCCGGCACAGCCGCCCACTGGAGTCTCGACGACGCCACCGGCACCACCGGACAAGACGCCGCCGGAACCAACGACCTCACTACCTCGGCCACCACGACGTGGGGCAACGGGATGCTCGCCGACGTCGCCGGCATCACCACCGACAGAGCCCTGTACTTCGACTCCACCACCGACTCCGCGACCTCCGTCGGACCAGCAGCCAACACCGGCAGCAGCTACACGGTCATGGCATTCGTGAACCTCAGCAGCCTGACCACGACACCGCAGACCGCCATCAGCCAGAACGGACAAACCACGTCGGCGTTCCTGGTCGGGCAACTCCCAGCAGCCGCCTGCGGTGCCGTCGCTCAACCGTGCTGGTTCCTGCAAGTCAAGTCAGCCGATGTCGAGTCCGGCAACTACACCAGGCTCACCAGCAGCATCCCCGCGACCACCGACGAGTGGGTCCACCTCAGCGCCATCGTCGACACAGTCAACAACCAACTCAGCCTCTACGTCTGCTACCCCGAAGCGGGCACACAACCCCAACTCGCAGGCACTACACCACTGATCAACCCCATCACCTGGGCGGCAGGCGGCCCCATCGAGCTCGGCAGGTCCCTCGACTACGGAGCAACCACCTTCACCAACCACTGGAATGGCGCCATAGACCACGTCAGCATCCTTGACAACGTCGTGCCCATCAACACCATCCGCGACGCCTGCTGGCGAGTCTGA
- a CDS encoding RHS repeat-associated core domain-containing protein yields MLAVALVVVGSSDPAQADPDEISDAERASWTDEQRREYGEELWADPEVEDLVPSEVSVGDEPTVDWQPPAPELATELPDGAETSVEVTSAGAGAVDAGPVTLDLGENAESLAATDDAQVSVRVADAEQTQAAGVEGVLLEVDPSADLSEPVQVSIDYSDYADAYGGDWANRLTLVALPDCELSGASDCAAGEPLESTNDTSSQVVTATVPAEAVGTMALMAATSGSTGNWAATPLSPSASWEVSARTGAFTWSYPFRVPPAGSNPTPDLSLGYSAGSVDGRVASTNNQTSWVGEGWESSSGFVERSYVPCATDTSGTPNNASHPTGDLCWGGQNATLQLDGQAFELILDAATNTWRPSQDNGMKIERLTGAWNNGQSGEYWRVTSTDGTQYYFGRDRRSATDTLALNSAWTVPVFGNHPGEPCYNSSYAASSCNQVWRWNLDYVVDTSGNTMTQVYVAETNNYGLNNNASVASYVRGGYLSRVDYAQRQGSETANAPARVNFTVAERCLPSGAITCTPAQLTAANASHWPDVPFDLICTSASSCANVTSPAFFTRKRLTTVTTTVWTGSVYRNVDQWTLTHTFPDPGDGTSKQLWLASVQHTGLAGSTPVVMPAVTFAGVQMPNRVDAIGDLGPPMIRYRISSITTESGGVTSVNYSTPDCTSASLPASPHTNTRRCLPVYWDPEGPIGMTLEYFHKYLVTSTVDSPGDVESEPIVTNYAYIGTAAWHYTDNDLIPPNRRTWSDFRGYGNVEVNVGNSVVSKLRTVYTFFRGMNGDRATPTGGTRTVVVDGVTDHPEFAGMIRTETTYNGSTMVSSTTNTPWRSTPTATNTAGRTAHYAAIATVESRIAAPALAGGQRTTRTVTTYDGYGMPSQVEDQGDLAITGDEHCTRYEYARNTGDNIISTTRRVETVTVSCAATPARPTQVVRDVRTSYDGLAYGAAPTDGLTTREERLAGYSGATPTYQTVSTATYDASGRILTISDTLGRTTTTAYTPALGGLVASMIVTSPDPDAAGPLTAHITTTAFDVAWGAQRSVTDPNGKVSSGAYDAIGRLTGVWQPGRVQGTHTANTTYAYTVSRTGTNTVTTRSLIHDGTYLTSVTLYDGLSRERQVQSPTADRETAGRIVTDTVYDSRGLVTYANRPWYTTGNPATTVVVPAAAVPLRTVYTYDGAGRTTNTITQVNESEVWRTTTSYGGDRVTTTPPAGGIPSTEIYDAHGRTIELRQYQGPAAIGAYNAVTYSYDAAGQRTSMTDPVGNTWSSVYDLQGRLVSQTDPDAGTTTFTYDAADQRVTSTDARDVTLHTTYDNAGRRTQLREDNATGTLLASWAWDTLAEGQLTSSTRYDNGNAYTTAVTAYDNGYRPLGQTVTIPAAEGALAGTYTYTNTYTIDGQLSTMRYPAAGGLGAETLSTFYDNRGMPEWMGGGAGWGVYVSGTRYSVYGEPLIVDVGASYANLINYSYDHGTRRPDQMWLQREGATSYDIDITYDFDNAGNLLAIDDDAVDDTQCFTYTQARLAQAWTPASGDCATTRTAGTLGGPAPYWHTYGHDAAGNRTSLVDHTPTGDITTSYARPAAGLEQAHTLTSTSTTGGASTNYTYDDAGNTLTRTTGATTQTLTWDPEGRLDTLTDGASTDEYLYTADGDRLIRHQGTTTTLYLPGGQELNLTGTTVTGSRFYTFNGQLVATRTSPGSASLTSYVTDLQGTPILGIANTGNLPTRRYHDPYGNPRGTTPVWTSDHGFLNKPTDASGLTSIGARYYDPGIGQFISPDPILDTKWPQQFHPYSYAAGSPATLSDPSGTYPGTRMLHDGGGKPKPIAKLATRNWDRLANFAGAVVANAVPGIGGFLGSIVAETTRAAPGILQGLGHLAVNWSATQRGMPPIYPAPDLSKLHLALDIGGFAPGAGEPLDAANALIYVMEGDYGNAAVSGIATAPVIGSAGTLARVLARTPDTLVVPALGRPVQQYIQQTAQAVSSQGRPALVARFSEGQAEAVDIHPWLNAPMMGNVVHRTTAQTIQDAHPNLFTYHTVGPDFTFIPTGQRYELTTIGSVLEHNRRPGYDNVTYCVYTLPGC; encoded by the coding sequence GTGCTTGCCGTGGCGCTGGTGGTCGTGGGCAGTTCAGACCCTGCGCAGGCCGACCCTGACGAGATCAGCGATGCCGAGCGCGCCTCGTGGACCGACGAGCAGCGGCGCGAATACGGCGAGGAACTCTGGGCCGATCCCGAAGTCGAGGACCTCGTGCCCTCCGAGGTCAGTGTCGGTGACGAACCCACGGTCGACTGGCAGCCACCGGCCCCCGAGCTCGCGACGGAGCTGCCCGACGGCGCCGAGACCAGCGTTGAGGTGACCAGCGCCGGCGCTGGCGCCGTGGACGCCGGACCGGTCACGCTCGATCTCGGTGAGAACGCCGAGAGCCTTGCCGCCACCGACGATGCGCAGGTCAGCGTGAGGGTCGCTGACGCCGAGCAGACGCAAGCTGCCGGCGTCGAGGGTGTCCTGCTCGAGGTCGATCCCTCGGCCGACCTCTCCGAACCGGTCCAGGTCAGCATCGACTACTCCGACTACGCCGACGCCTACGGCGGCGACTGGGCGAACCGCCTGACCCTGGTCGCGCTGCCCGATTGTGAACTGTCCGGGGCGAGCGACTGCGCGGCCGGTGAGCCGCTGGAGTCGACCAACGACACGAGCAGCCAGGTCGTCACCGCCACCGTGCCCGCGGAGGCGGTCGGGACGATGGCGCTGATGGCCGCCACCAGCGGGTCCACGGGAAACTGGGCGGCAACCCCGCTGTCGCCCTCGGCGTCGTGGGAGGTGTCGGCACGCACCGGTGCCTTCACCTGGTCCTACCCCTTCCGGGTGCCGCCCGCCGGCTCCAACCCGACACCAGACCTCAGTCTTGGGTACTCCGCGGGCTCGGTCGACGGGCGCGTTGCCTCGACGAATAACCAGACCTCATGGGTCGGTGAGGGCTGGGAGTCCTCCAGCGGGTTCGTCGAGCGCAGCTACGTGCCCTGCGCCACCGACACCAGCGGAACCCCCAACAACGCCTCCCACCCCACCGGTGACCTGTGCTGGGGCGGCCAGAACGCCACCCTGCAACTGGACGGGCAAGCCTTCGAACTGATCCTGGACGCCGCGACCAACACCTGGCGGCCGAGTCAGGACAACGGCATGAAGATCGAGCGCCTGACCGGAGCCTGGAACAACGGCCAGAGCGGCGAGTACTGGCGAGTCACCTCAACCGACGGCACCCAGTACTACTTCGGCCGCGACAGGCGCTCCGCCACCGACACCCTCGCACTGAACTCGGCGTGGACGGTCCCGGTCTTCGGTAACCACCCGGGCGAACCCTGCTACAACTCTTCCTACGCGGCATCGTCGTGCAACCAGGTCTGGCGTTGGAACCTCGACTACGTCGTCGACACCTCCGGCAATACGATGACCCAGGTCTATGTCGCCGAGACCAACAACTACGGTCTGAACAACAACGCCAGCGTCGCGTCCTACGTTCGTGGTGGCTACCTGAGCCGTGTCGACTACGCCCAACGCCAAGGCAGCGAGACCGCCAACGCACCCGCGCGGGTGAACTTCACCGTCGCGGAGCGGTGCCTGCCATCCGGGGCGATCACCTGCACCCCGGCCCAGCTGACCGCGGCGAATGCCTCGCACTGGCCCGATGTTCCGTTCGACCTGATCTGCACCTCGGCCAGTTCCTGCGCGAACGTGACCTCGCCGGCCTTCTTCACCCGTAAGCGCCTGACCACCGTCACCACGACGGTGTGGACAGGGTCGGTCTACCGCAACGTCGACCAATGGACCCTCACGCACACCTTCCCCGACCCGGGCGACGGCACCTCCAAGCAACTGTGGTTGGCTTCCGTCCAGCACACCGGCCTGGCCGGTTCGACGCCGGTAGTGATGCCCGCGGTCACTTTCGCCGGAGTGCAGATGCCCAACCGGGTCGACGCGATCGGCGACCTAGGCCCGCCCATGATCCGCTACCGGATCTCCTCCATCACTACCGAGTCCGGAGGTGTCACCAGCGTCAACTACAGCACTCCCGACTGCACCAGCGCCAGCCTGCCCGCCAGCCCGCACACCAACACTCGCCGCTGCCTACCGGTCTACTGGGACCCTGAGGGTCCGATCGGGATGACGCTGGAGTACTTCCACAAGTACCTCGTCACCAGCACCGTCGACAGTCCCGGCGACGTCGAGTCCGAACCGATCGTCACCAACTACGCCTACATCGGCACCGCAGCCTGGCACTACACCGACAACGACCTGATCCCACCCAACAGGCGCACCTGGTCAGACTTCCGCGGCTACGGCAACGTTGAGGTCAACGTCGGCAACTCGGTCGTCAGCAAACTGCGGACCGTCTACACCTTCTTCCGCGGCATGAACGGTGACCGCGCCACACCCACCGGCGGCACCCGCACTGTCGTGGTCGACGGCGTCACCGACCATCCCGAGTTCGCAGGCATGATCCGCACCGAGACCACCTACAACGGCTCCACGATGGTGTCGAGCACCACTAACACCCCGTGGCGGTCCACGCCAACGGCAACTAACACCGCAGGACGAACCGCTCACTACGCCGCGATCGCCACAGTGGAATCCCGAATCGCCGCCCCAGCCCTGGCTGGTGGGCAACGCACCACCAGGACCGTCACGACCTACGACGGCTATGGCATGCCCTCCCAGGTCGAGGACCAGGGGGACCTCGCCATCACCGGTGACGAGCACTGCACCCGTTATGAGTACGCCCGTAACACTGGTGACAACATCATCTCCACAACCCGACGTGTGGAGACGGTCACCGTCAGCTGCGCTGCCACCCCGGCACGGCCGACACAGGTCGTCAGAGACGTCCGAACCAGTTACGACGGACTCGCCTACGGCGCCGCACCCACCGACGGGCTGACCACCAGGGAAGAGCGACTGGCCGGCTACTCCGGAGCCACACCGACCTACCAGACCGTCAGCACAGCGACCTACGACGCCTCTGGGCGCATCCTTACCATCAGCGACACCTTGGGCAGGACCACAACCACGGCCTACACCCCAGCACTAGGTGGGCTGGTCGCTTCCATGATCGTCACCAGCCCTGATCCCGACGCGGCGGGCCCGCTCACCGCGCACATCACCACCACAGCCTTCGATGTCGCCTGGGGCGCGCAACGCTCGGTCACCGACCCCAACGGAAAGGTCAGCTCCGGCGCCTACGACGCCATTGGCCGCCTTACCGGCGTCTGGCAACCGGGCCGGGTCCAGGGCACCCACACCGCGAACACGACCTACGCCTACACCGTCTCGCGGACGGGTACCAACACCGTCACCACCAGATCCCTGATCCACGACGGCACCTATCTGACGTCCGTCACGCTCTATGACGGGTTGTCGCGTGAACGGCAGGTCCAGTCACCGACCGCGGACAGGGAAACTGCGGGGCGGATCGTGACCGACACCGTCTATGACTCCCGGGGACTGGTCACTTACGCCAATCGTCCCTGGTACACCACCGGCAACCCCGCCACCACCGTTGTCGTCCCGGCTGCTGCGGTGCCGCTGCGGACCGTCTACACCTACGACGGTGCCGGACGAACCACCAACACCATCACCCAGGTCAACGAGAGCGAGGTCTGGCGCACCACCACCAGTTACGGCGGCGACCGCGTCACCACCACCCCACCCGCCGGCGGCATCCCCAGCACCGAGATCTACGACGCCCACGGCCGCACCATCGAGTTACGCCAATACCAAGGCCCCGCCGCGATCGGCGCCTACAACGCCGTCACCTATAGCTATGACGCAGCCGGTCAACGCACCTCGATGACCGACCCCGTAGGCAACACCTGGAGCTCGGTCTACGACCTACAGGGTCGTCTCGTGTCTCAGACCGACCCCGACGCCGGCACAACGACGTTCACCTACGATGCCGCTGACCAGCGCGTGACCTCGACCGACGCCCGTGATGTCACGCTGCACACGACCTATGACAACGCGGGCCGGCGCACCCAACTCCGTGAGGACAACGCCACCGGCACCCTGCTGGCCTCATGGGCCTGGGACACCCTTGCCGAGGGGCAACTAACCTCCTCCACCAGGTACGACAACGGCAACGCTTACACCACCGCCGTCACCGCCTACGACAACGGCTACCGGCCACTGGGCCAGACCGTCACGATCCCCGCGGCCGAGGGCGCGCTGGCAGGGACCTACACCTACACCAACACCTACACCATCGACGGCCAGCTCAGTACGATGCGGTACCCCGCCGCAGGCGGACTCGGCGCGGAAACACTGTCCACGTTCTACGACAACCGGGGCATGCCCGAATGGATGGGCGGCGGCGCCGGCTGGGGCGTCTACGTCTCCGGCACCAGGTACTCCGTCTACGGCGAACCACTGATCGTCGACGTCGGCGCCAGCTACGCCAACCTCATCAACTACTCCTACGACCACGGCACCCGCAGGCCCGACCAGATGTGGTTGCAACGCGAAGGCGCCACCAGTTACGACATCGACATCACCTACGACTTCGACAACGCCGGCAACCTCCTCGCCATCGACGACGACGCCGTCGACGACACCCAGTGCTTCACCTACACCCAAGCCCGCCTCGCCCAGGCCTGGACACCCGCCAGCGGCGACTGCGCCACCACCCGAACTGCCGGCACGTTGGGCGGCCCAGCGCCGTACTGGCACACCTACGGCCATGACGCCGCGGGCAACCGCACCAGCCTCGTCGACCACACACCCACGGGCGACATCACCACCAGCTATGCCCGCCCCGCCGCCGGCCTCGAACAGGCCCACACCCTCACATCCACGAGCACCACCGGCGGCGCCAGCACCAACTACACCTACGACGACGCCGGCAACACCCTCACCCGCACAACCGGCGCCACGACCCAGACCCTGACCTGGGACCCCGAAGGCCGGCTCGACACCCTCACCGACGGCGCCAGCACCGACGAGTACCTCTACACCGCCGACGGCGACCGACTCATCCGTCACCAAGGCACCACCACGACCCTCTACCTGCCCGGCGGGCAAGAGCTCAATCTCACCGGCACCACCGTCACCGGCTCACGGTTCTACACCTTCAACGGCCAACTCGTCGCCACCCGCACCAGCCCCGGCTCAGCCAGCCTCACCAGCTACGTCACCGACCTCCAAGGCACACCCATCCTCGGGATCGCCAACACCGGCAACCTCCCCACCCGCCGCTACCACGACCCCTACGGCAACCCCCGCGGCACCACACCCGTCTGGACCAGCGACCACGGCTTCCTCAACAAGCCCACCGACGCCAGCGGACTGACGAGCATCGGCGCCCGCTACTACGACCCCGGCATCGGCCAATTCATCAGCCCCGACCCCATCCTCGACACCAAGTGGCCACAGCAGTTCCACCCCTACAGCTACGCCGCCGGCAGCCCAGCGACCCTCTCCGACCCGTCCGGAACGTATCCAGGCACCAGGATGCTCCACGACGGCGGCGGAAAGCCGAAACCCATCGCAAAACTGGCGACGAGAAACTGGGACCGACTAGCCAACTTCGCGGGCGCGGTGGTCGCAAACGCCGTACCCGGCATCGGAGGATTCCTGGGGTCAATTGTGGCAGAGACCACCAGAGCGGCGCCCGGCATCCTCCAGGGCCTAGGACACCTCGCCGTCAACTGGTCAGCGACTCAGCGGGGGATGCCACCGATCTACCCGGCCCCCGACCTCTCCAAACTACACCTGGCACTCGACATCGGCGGCTTCGCTCCAGGAGCAGGCGAACCATTGGACGCTGCGAACGCCCTGATATACGTCATGGAAGGCGACTACGGGAACGCGGCTGTTTCGGGCATAGCCACCGCGCCAGTGATCGGAAGCGCCGGCACCCTGGCACGCGTCTTGGCGCGGACCCCGGACACCCTAGTTGTGCCAGCCCTCGGGAGACCAGTACAGCAATACATCCAGCAGACAGCCCAGGCTGTTAGTAGCCAGGGTCGGCCCGCGCTAGTTGCGCGCTTCAGTGAAGGCCAAGCGGAGGCGGTCGACATTCATCCCTGGCTCAATGCTCCCATGATGGGTAACGTCGTCCATAGGACGACGGCGCAGACGATCCAAGACGCGCACCCCAACCTCTTTACATACCATACCGTGGGCCCAGATTTCACCTTCATCCCGACCGGGCAGCGTTATGAGCTCACGACTATTGGGAGCGTGCTGGAACACAACCGCAGGCCGGGCTATGATAACGTGACATATTGTGTCTACACGTTGCCAGGGTGCTGA